The Drosophila innubila isolate TH190305 chromosome 2R unlocalized genomic scaffold, UK_Dinn_1.0 1_C_2R, whole genome shotgun sequence DNA window CTTAAcgattttaattgtttcaaataaaaataatggcaaaatacaaattattttttaattcttattataaaaattattttaaacaaaggaattaaattttgtcagTAAAAGGTCAGATTTTGAACTATCTTTCCGCACTTTGTAGCCAATCAGACTCTGAATTTTGACTGAAAAACTATCAGAACACAAAATCTATACTCGACAGGAAATACTTAATAGatttaagcaattaatttatactAAAATTGGCAAATTCGTAATCAATACAGATGTAGAATATAAAGTGAACGTATTAGTcgccaaaatacaaaaaaaatacttatgtTCGGTCGAATATATGTGTAAGATTCGTTCCGATAAGTAAAcgaatgtaatttattaacatttacaaGGATAAATGAGCCATACAATTTCTTCTCAAAAGTAAGCTTGATCTAGTTTAACCCTCTAATACCCAGTTAAAAGAACACAacacaattaaaacaacacaaattatgaaaaagGGTCATACAAGTTTAAGTAATGTATGCCCACATGTAGCTACTATATAacgcaatttaatttttaaaatattacttcaaattcaaattagcTGGTGCCTCgacgtaaataaataaaagttgacaTTCACTGATCTTTTAGACATAgataataaatagtaaaacTCATCGTACAGCGCTAAAAATACTGTCTAGTacgaaaattaattatttattaaataaattatgttcaCTAACATTACTCTAAGCGTAACACCGCCTCAATGCAAAACTGGGCATTCCgtccaaatttttataatatatttaaaattttccagcaatatagaaaaataattaaaacttacaTTTAAACTGactcaatatttaaatacgtgtatatatttttatttaaaaaaataaaatattttcgtcaataaaataatattatttttgttaaaaccagaaaaagtgttttttttaaaccaaccccaatactaaaatttaaataaaatattttaagaaatttcttatttttgataactTTTCAGGATTCTCAATCCAAAACAAGTGTAACTGGGATTCATAAGAGGcttgttatttttgaaatcacAACTAATTTGCGATTCCTGGTTTAGTGGTGTCATTCACTTACCTGTAGATGGTCCCATGATGCGTCTATATAGATAGGCATTGCGGCGAGAGGAGGATGCACGTACACTTCTCGTGGAGGGGGACTTCGAGTAGCGGGAACTGCTTATTACATCCAGACGAGCTGTGGCTTCAATGCGTCCAAAGTCATTCTCCAGGGTAATGCGATACAGACCGGCATCGTCGAAGCCAACCtcatcaatttcaataaagcGCAGATCGTCCACTTCCTTGACAGCAATCCGAGGGGATGGTGTGACAATCAGACCATCCTTATCCCAAGTGGCCCAAGGCGAGGGATGCCCAGCAATGGCGCACTGGAAGCGCACACTGTCGCCCTCCTCCACAACACGGTTGTAGGGAATGGCCAGGAATTTGGGCGCCGATATGCAGCGTGCATCGCTGCGTCGACGATCCACAGAGCCCATAGTCAGGTCGATGCTACTGTTGCGATAGGAAAGTCTCATTGGTGAAAAGCTACGGTTCGGCGTCGACCGGGGAGTGGAACGAGGCGTGGAGTGGGCGGATAGCAAGGCACTTGGACGGGCCAATTGTCGGCTCAGCATATTCTCTTTCTCCTCCGGCACATCGACAATAATGCAAGCTGATGAGAGTGTCCGGCCCACCGAGTTCTTGGCCACACATGTGTATTCGCCCTCATCTTCGGGGTAAACGCGCGGTATGCTCAACTTGGCTTTGATGCCATCATACGACATCACGTAATCCCTATCGCTGGGTATAACGTGGCCATCCTTTTCCCAAATTATATATGGCTCCGGCATGGCCTCCACATGACACTCCAGCGATATGGCGTCTCCATCGCAGCAGCGCAGATTGCGCAGATTTCTCACGAAGCGCGGCAAAGTTTCAATATTGctgaaattgtaaatttgtaatatgtaGATACCATTCcatacaaattttgaatgcTCGTACTCACCCATGTCGCGTGTGAACCTTGTCCATGCGATTATCTTTAAGTATATCtgcagaaataaaaattaaaatatcattttgccGCGCTATTACAATATTTCAATACACAACAGTTGAGCAGCGTGAGCGTGAGCGTGGTGAGCCAAAGCAACTCTGTAGTATCAATTGCAGCCCTGGTACATCTATTTATAGCAATTTATTATAGCAGCTTGTTTGACGAACAATTTTATTGTCGTGTTTggagttttttgtttttgaatcaGTTTTAAGTGATTTACTCAAATGCGGGGATTAATTATTGTGCCCATGGACTTGGAGCCTGGTTTCCGCAAAGCAGACATACACAATATACCCGCCATCAATCACGGAATGGTATTTAACTATTTCTCAGAAGCCGCTGACAAACAAATGTAAGTGTCTCCCGCCATTTCTGCACACAACAAGTTTCTAATATGTAATTATTACTTGAACAGTTCCTCGGATAATAACGATCTGTTAATAGACTACGTACATCTGCGCCGGCAAGGAGAAGTATGTGAGTTGAAGGCATTAGTATTCTCCGCTGCCGATTTTGCCAATACGGAAACACATGCCAATGTGGCCATTAAGGTTATAGAAGGCACGCATTGCATTAGGGAATGTCAGTGCAGTCTTTGCCCCGGAGAAGGTGAGTGGGTAGTTGTTACGTGCTTGCCACTTAATTGATTCGAATCTTGCTGCAGCTGTTTGCCCACACATTGTAGCCTTGGTGTTATGGCTTCACAACAAAAGCACGGACAAGAGACCTACAGCTGTTGTGGAATTCTGGGGTAATGAGCTGGAAGCGCTTGTCCAACCAGAACCGACACGGGCTATTCGCATACGCGATATGGTGAGCGACCATGAGCCTCCCATCGATGAGGATTCAGATGCGGCAGACCATAGTGCAGGCGAGGATCGCGCTTTTTTACAGTCTGTACTGGAGGAGTTGGCCATATGTGGAAGGGACTCAGCGCTGTATCGCCAGTGCATGGAGACAACCGATGAATTCGAGGCCATACTTGTGCATCATGTGTTGTTGAAGGTTGCAGAGTACAATATATTCGATGTGCACAGTTTTCTGCAGCACATGGAGCTGCAGGCGCAGAGCGGACTCTTTGAGAGCCTCAGCGAGGTGACCAAAACTCAGTACAAATCCAAGCTATGGATTGAGGCGCAATACATGCGCATACGCTGCTCCATGATGCACATGATTGCGACGCGTAAAACGCAGGTGGAAGAAGAACAAATCTTCAATATGCTCTTTTGCAAGGGTCGCGACGAGAACACTGAGGATCGTGTGCAACAGAAGCAACACAAGCGTTTCATCTTGAAGCAGACTGAGAAACTGGAAAACAAGGAGTATTATGAGTGCGGTTTGCTGCTTCATGAAAATTATCCCTATTTGTGTGGTGCTCCCGATGGAATAACGGATGATCACATTGTTGAAATCAAATCACCAAAGACTGAGGAGGATTTTGAGAAGTATCTCGAGGCACGCGAATCCATCGCACCCAAGTACATGGCACAAATCCAAATACAAATGTTTCTGGCCAATGTGAAGAAGGCTCTCTACTGTGTGCTCAGTCCCACATTCGAAACGAACGGAGCTCTGCACTACGTTTGGGTGCAAGCTGATCCCGAATTTGTGGCCAGCCTTCTGAGCATGGCCGATGAATTCTGGAAGGACGTCGTCTATCCGCGTCTCATGAACATATATCCACAAGCACTATAACACTATTAATGTGACCCACATCACCAGCCCACCACTAGCTAGTCAATAGATTTAAGCAAGCAATTAGGTGTCAAGTCTACTAACCTTTGGCATATATTTGCAGTGATATTACAGCCTTGGCCTCGCCATGGCAATTGCTGGCAATAACTGAATATGTGCCGGTAAAGTCCAATTTGGCACTGGGTATCTCCAAACGGTACTCCGGTCCCTCGCCGATGCGTCGGAAATGTGGTGCGTCCTTGTAATACTCGGTCTGCAAATAAAAACCGAATACAGatgaataaaaattcaattgatattaaaatgataattgCATCAAGATTCCAAGTGCAGCCATAAGGATCGTTTAAGCCaactgaatgaatgaataaatgaatcaTGTATAAGTCGTTTATGTTCTTATTGTTCatttatcgttgttgttgttgttgttgttgtgcacaaCTTATGTCCATATAagcacaaaatttaattttgtgacTTGCAATAGGAAAACTGGTATGTGGAACTCGTCTGTcagcctgtctgtctgtccgtctgtctctgtgtgtttgtatagGCTGCCCACCCTGACCTCCTGCTTCCTTGGTACGAACAGCGGCACGATTGTGgctaataatttttgttcgtTGCTCGTTGCCTTTTTGGCTCTGGCCAAGAGTCGTAATTGTTTGTATCACAACAAGCTTGTTATTTGATATGGGTTGAACTTGAATTAGCGTTTGACAGCAGATCGGCTTTATAAGAATCCAAACTGTCCATGTCAATGTGTAAgtctgtatatgtgtgtgactctgtgcgtgtgtgtgtgtattggatTGTATAACCAGCTATATGGAGCGCTACGTGTGACGCAGTTGTCTGGTAATCTGAGTAAgaaacagctgcagctgcttaAATTGTCATTGTTATGCCTCCCAAAAAGAAAGGGATAGAGTATGctaattttatcatttaatttggaaataaattcaaatagttCTGTTCAGATAGAATCTGTTGACATAGAAAAGATATTCAATCGatcaagtaattttttttttcaaattcaaaagtaaaaatatttttttttaattttgaaatattattggGCCCAATGATTATCATTGTTTCCTTTGTTCAACTTGTTCTAAGTGCTTTTAGCTAAAGGGTGGTCcgtttaaaaattgaaatttaattttgctataaAAAACGGCTCGAAATATTTCAAAGGTTAAACATTTATTGGAAAGGTTGGTtcatgtcatttatttatgaaaaaaaatttcggtCAAATGACCACCACGGCTGACTTACCAGAAGCCCATTTAATCCACCCAatttttgagaacattttcaattgtttcgGCACGTATGCTAGCAATTGCAATTCGAGTCTCGTTCTTCAACTCATCAATTGTTTCAGGATTGTTTGCATAACATTTTTCCTTGACCGCTCCCCAAAGATAATAGTCTAACGGTGTCAGATCACATCTTCTTGGCGGCCAATTCACATCTCCATATTTGCAGATTATTCAATCGATTGTGGCGTGCGCTGTGTAGCACGTTGCGCCGTCTTGTTGAATCCAAATATCGTCCAGTTCATCCGCTTCAATTTCCTCGAAGAACCAATTACTTAACTTTGCGCAGTAGCGCTCACCAATCACGGTCACGGTGGCCCTTCTTCATTTTCAAGTCAGCCGTGGTGGTCATTTGAccgaaattgtttttcataaataaatgacatgaAACAACCTTTCCAATAAAGGTTCaacctttaaaaaatatcgagCCGTTTTTtcatagcaaaattaaattccaatttttaaatggaccACCCTTTactaaaataagaaagaacaaaaaaaagattttgtatttcaaaatGAAGTCTTTGTGAATTTTGTAACAATTTGGTAGACAACACTAAAAAGATTGTTTGATCTTTCTTTATGTGTTTTACCTTCACTTCACTTTAGTTTTTCACTCTCGTGCACACTTTACTCGTTCTAACGGATCAAATAGGATTATATTTCagatttagtttaaatttatccGCACGAGCAACTGTACAATTAACGAATGTTTGAATTGTGACTGCCCAgattattttcacttttaatatacttatatgCAAATAGTGCGGAAATCAATAtggaaattgcaatttgttctATTTCCTGATGTTGAGTAGGGCCCACAGAACCGAAGAATTTGATTAAACGTACTTTTGGTGTTGGCGCACTTGCACTTGATTTGTGATATTGCAACGAGATTCAAGACAACGACAGACAGCGACAGAGACGATAACTCCGACCCACATTTGTTGGCGCCGtgaatgcaactgcaactgcaatgcAACTTAAACGAGACGCTGCGCAAGCGCTGCCGCCGTCGCTGCTGACGTCACAAGCTGAACGAATGAGTAAATGAATACACTCACATTTAGGAAATCTCGCAGCCAGACAACATCGGGCTTGGGATCACCGACAACTTCGCAAAATATGATGACATTGTCGCCCTCGTAGGCTTCGCTGGAGCGCGGCTTCACCACAAACAGTGGCTCCTTGGAGtagctaaaatattaaaaaaaatattagtttatgAGATTAgtgtaaaaataacaaaaagcatacagaaataaatgataattgTATAAACAATTCTAAAAACAGCACGAAAATTGTAAAGTATCTAATACATattatgttttcattttgcatttataagtATGtcaaaatcatatattttttacttttgcaaattcaaattcaatggTTTAATgtcaaaaagttttaagagttaaattactttaaattaatatatgttagttttcttttacaatttatctaaaatattaatgaagactaaagtgttttttttgcatctgatcagttttttttatgctctCCTGTAAAATTTGCTTTTCGTCGCTTGCGtcttttatgcaaataggTCTTGATGTAATACCAACactctattttaaaaatcaatattttgaaAGCAAGCATCCTcatcttaataaattaattcatgtGTAAATTTCACAACATGTGATTTTCTTATCAGTTCTAAATTTTTGCCCACGGTGAACCTTTCTGTATAAATGCCCATAAAGCGAATATTTCGGCATCACAAACTCAAAGATATGAGATATAACAATCATGAAGTAATCGCAcgatttgtaattttttttaatgcatcctaagtataaagtttttcaattctagtaaaatgtttttcctatcaaggctgcaaacaaCCAACATTttggtaaaggttcggttTGGCAGttcatacactgaaaaaaaagaccaacttctaaaatcaagaacattcatcttaaatattttgttcttaaaataagattattttaagaccaaattactaaaactaagattattaatctaaaaaatcttaaaatcttattataagaataaaaatcttaaattgttaggaaagtataaataagtACTATTTCGTGTCAAataaatgatggcaccgtggtgctctggttagagagtcCGCTttagttgtgaagcagtaggcggcggttcgaatcccccttgtaacaaattaaaataacatttataaaattactaaaacagaataaaatataaataaatcaaaatttaaaaataaaaaaatataaatataaaaaataattttaatttattttattttttgattttaattttaagaacatttattcttaaaataagaacttggtcttatttaaaatgttcttaaaatcaagatgtgttctcttaattcaagaatttgatgttctcgacgcattttttagaccaaaaatcttagttctgagaccaaaatcttgattttagaacatttattttatcagtgtaccaTAGGGCATGACCTCGGTTCGGTTTGCAAATCGGTTTATATACCTCCTAAACCCAAGGTTTGCGTTCGAAcctttttaatacaaaactaGTGGGAAgagctatagtcgagatctcgaccataggatacccttTACTTACTTTAGTATACACTGGTcggaatatttattttgaaaattttttcgtTTAAACCCGAGAGAAAAGCCAAAATTTGACTCAATTCTACGTCgacatatattcaaaattttcaatgggtgcttaatgggttaaggaaaattttgtatcattcaaacaGGATTTAAATGACCCTTTTAATGatgtttgggtttgggtttggtttggtttgggtTCGAAGTTCGAAcctttttaatacaaaactaGTGGGAAgagctatagtcgagatctcgaccataggataccctttacttatttaagtatacactggtcggcatatttattttgaaaattttttcgtTTAAACCCGAGAGAAAAGCCAAAATTTGACTCAATTCTACGTCgacatatattcaaaattttcaatgggtgcttaatgggttaaggaaaattttgtatcattcaaacaGGATTTAAATGACCTTTTTAATGatgtttgggtttgggtttggtttggtttgggcTCGAAGTTCGAAcctttttaatacaaaactaGTGGGAAgagctatagtcgagatctcgaccataggatacccttTACTTACTTTAGTATACACtggtcggcatatttattttgaaaattttttcgtTTAAACCCGAGAGAAAAGCCAAAATTTGACTCAATTCTACGTCgacatatattcaaaattttcaatgggtacttaatgggttaaggaaaattttgtatcattcaaacaGGATTTTAATGACCTTTTCAATGATGTTAAAATCTTCataaagttagttcaaattatgagtagatttaactttacatttcgtcaaaataaatatgccgaccaCTGTATTATCTGAGAGCGATGAAATTTTGAGGCAAATCCGGACTTGATTATATGCTTAAACTCAAAACCCTTAGcctgaaaattgcatttataataaatttgtttataaattgctTGGGAGTAGAGGAAGTTGTCCAAAGTTTAGTTTTAACTTGATCTGCCCTTACTTATAAGCAGTCTACCAAGTTTAGTGCTTCTAGCTCTTGACATCTGTGACATACGGACGGAAAGACAGAAGGTCGGATGGACATCGATATATTGATTCGGCTGCTAAGGATAATCAAGTCACGTCAAGTCTTTATATCAGGGATTAATCTCAACTGCCAGTTTTGTCAAAGTAAATATGCCGACCCagtaaaagtactttaaataaattagttgtattactttgaaaacctTAATTCGCCTTaatgccgttctacttgtccgatcctTATGCGATTCAGTGAGATaacagataataataatatataacagtaattaccacaaaaaactTATCATCTTAAAAACTCTGGCTATGGTgatttttcgcgattttcgggggcgAAGTGGGGCgtggtttaaatttaaaacaaacttaatctgctgagatccttttgttgatacggacggacggacagacatacacggctatatcgactcggctgttgaggCTTTttaggaatatatatactttatagggtcggaattgcctccttctccctgttacatacattccaacaaacacaatatacccttttacctATATTTTAAGTAGCGGATATTCAAAatggtttattattattttaattttttctcgACTTTTTAAACcaatctaattaatttaatttttgatttataaaattcgAACCTTAATAATAATCTGAATATAATTGTTTctgttcagaaccggtttgcaggcttgttttttatcattaatttacTGAGTAACTAATAATGAAATGATATTGTATATGTGAACAACTCTTTTTACTCACGGCATGTCGCTGGTCTTAATACTGGGTATTTCGAGAGCTCGTGGCGGCGCGGCAGCTGCTTCGTTCTCCTCGATGGCCACACGGCAAATGGTCTCCACCTTGCCGACCACGTTGGAGGCCACACAAACGTAGATGCCCGCGTCGCGTGGAGTAGCCTCTGCAATGATCAGCTCCACGTAGCCAGTAGAGTCGAGTGTGGCGGAGATGCGTCGACTGGGACGCAGACGCATGCCATTGCGATGCCAGGTGACTCCAACGGCAGGATAGGCTTCCACCTTGGTGGACAGACGGATCTCGCTGCCCTCGCGGAACACATAGAACGGGTCGAGGGGCACATAAAAGTCCGGTGAGATGTATGCCCTTATGCCCTTGTCCACCACAAGGCAACTGTGACAGGATACGGAGCCCAGTTCATTCTTAGCCGTGCAAGTGTAATCGCCGCTGTCGTCGAGCGTTGTAGCTGCGATTTCCAGGGTAAAGAATTGCCCATCGGCTGTGATGAGATGTCGCCTGTCGCAGCTAAGGAGCTGGCCATCCTTGTACCATAGTATCTCTGGTGCGGGATAGCCCACAATCTGGCAGGTGAGACGCACCGGATAGGTGACCTGCACTCGGCGATCCCTCAAGCGCATTGTGAAAATCGGCAAGGATTCGCCCAGCTCAGCCTGATGGTGTCCATGTGCGATTTCCTTGAGCCGAGAGTCTGCCTCATAAAGTCTTGGATCGGAGACGACTTGCAGCCGGGCAAAGGTGGAGACGCGACCCTTCGAATTGGTCGCCTCGCACGTGTATCGTCCGGAGTCGAGCTCAGTGACTGTGGCTATGGTCAGTGCGCAAGTGGAGCCAATCTGGCGAATCTTAACACGTTCCGAACTGTTGCTCAGCTGAATGCCATCCTTATACCAGGTAATCTGTGGACGAGGTGCCCCCCGCATGTTGCACTGTAGAGTGAAGGAGGACCCCATGAGCGCCTTTACCTGTCCCGGCAGGATCTTAACAAACTCTGGCAGACACTCGACGCCTCCCACTTGGAGCGGGGAAC harbors:
- the LOC117784868 gene encoding uncharacterized protein LOC117784868, which gives rise to MRGLIIVPMDLEPGFRKADIHNIPAINHGMVFNYFSEAADKQISSDNNDLLIDYVHLRRQGEVCELKALVFSAADFANTETHANVAIKVIEGTHCIRECQCSLCPGEAVCPHIVALVLWLHNKSTDKRPTAVVEFWGNELEALVQPEPTRAIRIRDMVSDHEPPIDEDSDAADHSAGEDRAFLQSVLEELAICGRDSALYRQCMETTDEFEAILVHHVLLKVAEYNIFDVHSFLQHMELQAQSGLFESLSEVTKTQYKSKLWIEAQYMRIRCSMMHMIATRKTQVEEEQIFNMLFCKGRDENTEDRVQQKQHKRFILKQTEKLENKEYYECGLLLHENYPYLCGAPDGITDDHIVEIKSPKTEEDFEKYLEARESIAPKYMAQIQIQMFLANVKKALYCVLSPTFETNGALHYVWVQADPEFVASLLSMADEFWKDVVYPRLMNIYPQAL